The following coding sequences are from one Ignavibacteria bacterium window:
- the amrB gene encoding AmmeMemoRadiSam system protein B, with protein MNAKQLIRAPSVAGIFYTKNPEKLSQTILHLLETVPSFSVKEEILALISPHAGYMYSGLTAAYGYKTLEQRILETAVIIAPSHFEFFETISVYPGKCYTTPFGEMEIDVQLRSELLKENSFVMNDEIGHRKEHAIEVQLPFLQLLFGNKIKILPIIIGNQTRENCFSLGETLGKILRETNAILIASSDLSHYYNSKTADELDEKFINCVMNFDEDKLMTKLENNATEGCGGGCVVAVLHAAKLLGATKTRILHHCNSGDVTGDRERVVGYMSGIVICES; from the coding sequence ATGAATGCAAAACAACTAATTCGCGCTCCCTCCGTTGCGGGAATATTTTATACGAAAAATCCTGAAAAACTTTCTCAAACAATTCTTCATCTACTCGAAACTGTTCCTTCCTTTTCTGTGAAAGAAGAAATTCTTGCACTCATTTCTCCCCACGCTGGATATATGTATTCCGGTTTAACTGCGGCGTACGGTTACAAAACTCTCGAACAAAGAATATTGGAAACTGCTGTTATTATTGCGCCAAGCCATTTTGAATTTTTTGAAACCATTTCTGTTTATCCAGGGAAATGTTACACTACTCCTTTTGGTGAAATGGAAATTGATGTTCAACTTCGCTCGGAATTACTGAAAGAAAATTCTTTCGTGATGAATGACGAAATCGGTCATCGCAAAGAACACGCCATCGAAGTTCAACTTCCATTTCTTCAATTATTGTTTGGAAATAAGATTAAGATTCTTCCAATCATTATTGGAAATCAAACAAGGGAAAATTGTTTTTCGCTTGGTGAAACATTGGGGAAAATTTTACGAGAGACAAATGCAATACTGATTGCGAGTTCTGATTTGTCACATTATTACAATTCAAAAACGGCTGATGAACTCGATGAAAAATTTATCAATTGCGTAATGAATTTCGACGAAGATAAACTTATGACGAAATTAGAAAACAATGCAACAGAAGGCTGCGGCGGCGGTTGTGTCGTTGCAGTTCTTCACGCGGCAAAACTTCTCGGCGCAACGAAGACAAGAATTTTGCATCATTGCAATTCCGGCGATGTTACGGGAGATAGAGAAAGAGTTGTCGGATATATGAGTGGTATCGTGATTTGTGAATCGTGA
- a CDS encoding DUF2520 domain-containing protein produces the protein MKKHPNKITIIGAGQVGSTLALLFKENGFEIVSVISRTKESAKKLGKLVQCKNVSTSIKDISIQTEFLLLAVPDNLLKNIADEIASVSHLNFKKIVVAHTSGVHSVDVLSSLKTKGANVAGFHPIQSFPKHFSVQQLKKNITNNICFGIECEKKLQPKLSSLAKKLGGKFVFVPSELKPLYHLVCVVSSSFSVTLLKVIEEISSHFPFAKNWKDAFSPILLSSISNALATSPTKALTGPIPRGDLHTIELHLNALVQFSPELISFYKELSTKAVSIAIERGSISNEQEKRLLQVLKKK, from the coding sequence ATGAAAAAGCATCCAAACAAAATAACTATCATCGGCGCGGGACAAGTTGGTTCAACTCTTGCTTTGCTTTTTAAAGAAAATGGTTTTGAAATTGTTTCTGTTATTTCCCGAACAAAAGAATCTGCGAAGAAACTTGGGAAACTTGTTCAATGTAAAAATGTTTCTACTTCGATAAAAGATATTTCTATACAAACAGAATTTCTTCTCCTTGCTGTTCCAGATAATCTTTTAAAAAATATTGCTGATGAAATTGCTTCTGTTTCTCATTTGAATTTCAAAAAAATAGTTGTCGCACACACTTCGGGAGTTCATTCCGTTGATGTTCTTTCTTCACTTAAAACAAAAGGCGCAAACGTTGCTGGCTTTCATCCGATTCAATCTTTTCCGAAACATTTTTCCGTTCAGCAATTGAAAAAGAATATTACGAACAACATTTGTTTCGGCATTGAATGTGAAAAGAAATTGCAACCAAAACTTTCTTCTCTTGCAAAAAAACTTGGAGGAAAATTTGTTTTCGTTCCTTCTGAATTGAAACCATTGTATCATCTCGTTTGCGTTGTGAGTTCAAGTTTTTCTGTTACGTTATTGAAAGTGATTGAAGAAATTTCATCTCATTTTCCTTTTGCAAAAAATTGGAAAGATGCTTTCTCTCCTATTCTTCTTTCTTCAATTTCTAATGCGCTTGCAACTTCTCCAACAAAAGCGCTTACAGGACCAATTCCCCGTGGCGATTTGCATACAATTGAATTACATTTAAATGCTCTCGTGCAATTTTCTCCCGAACTAATTTCTTTTTATAAAGAACTTTCTACAAAAGCAGTTTCCATTGCAATAGAACGAGGAAGTATTTCGAATGAGCAAGAGAAAAGACTTTTACAAGTCCTGAAAAAGAAATAG